A window of the Paenibacillus woosongensis genome harbors these coding sequences:
- a CDS encoding discoidin domain-containing protein codes for MTKKMMSVIAALTLVLGLSSVNPGVSQAATPISQANSTIFGPNVYVFDPSMATADIQNVANSIYHIQEQNQFGTERYALLFKPGSYNVNIREGFYTHVAGLGQNPDDVNITGGFNVDAQWFNANATQNFWRSIENIKITPSNGKTQWAVSQAAPMRRVHIAGSMDLFDFDPYWNAGWASGGYLADSIIDGKIVPASQQQWFSRNSRYSEWTNGVWNMVFVGDSNPPSGNFPDPPYTVVNTTPIIREKPYLYINNAGQYQVFVPSLQTNTKGATWANGSTPGTSIAIDQFYIAKPGTATAASINSALSQGKHLLFTPGVYHLNQTIQINNPNTVVLGIGLPTLIPDNGVTAMKVADVDGVKIAGLLFDAGPVNSPTLLQVGPSGSSQSHAVNPTSLHDLFFRVGGAGIGKADISLEINSNHVIGDHFWIWRGDHGDGVGWNTNVTKNGLVVNGNDVTIYGLFVEHYHQYQTLWNGNNGRTYFYQSEIPYDVPNQSSWMSHNGTVNGYASYKVADSVTNHEAWGLGVYSYFRDAAVKAKSAIEVPNVPGVKLHHATTIWLNGVPGSEITHVINDIGGRVYANSPAGAMRQTVNEFAGTGSGGGTETALSRTGWTVSSVPSSGDVSANMLDGNPSTRWSAGTAMAPGQYLIVDMKASKMFKKIVMDSTGSNDDYARGYEIYVSNDGTNWGGAVASGSGTGAVITASFGQQTARYIKVVQTGTASNWWSIHELNVYN; via the coding sequence ATGACTAAGAAAATGATGTCGGTCATTGCAGCTTTAACGCTTGTTCTAGGTTTATCCTCCGTCAATCCGGGGGTTTCTCAGGCGGCTACGCCGATCAGTCAGGCGAATTCGACCATTTTTGGCCCGAATGTGTATGTATTTGATCCTTCCATGGCAACTGCGGATATTCAGAACGTGGCAAATTCGATTTACCATATTCAGGAACAGAATCAGTTTGGCACGGAGCGGTACGCGCTCCTGTTCAAACCCGGGTCGTACAATGTGAACATTCGGGAGGGCTTCTATACGCATGTAGCAGGGCTCGGACAGAACCCGGATGACGTGAATATTACCGGCGGGTTCAATGTGGATGCACAGTGGTTTAATGCCAATGCGACCCAGAACTTCTGGCGCTCCATTGAGAATATCAAAATCACGCCGTCCAATGGCAAGACACAGTGGGCCGTTTCGCAGGCAGCGCCGATGAGACGGGTGCATATCGCCGGTTCGATGGACTTGTTCGACTTTGATCCTTACTGGAATGCAGGCTGGGCGAGCGGAGGCTATTTGGCTGATTCGATCATCGACGGTAAAATCGTGCCCGCTTCCCAGCAGCAGTGGTTCTCCAGAAACAGCCGGTACTCTGAATGGACAAACGGCGTTTGGAATATGGTGTTTGTAGGCGACAGCAATCCGCCGTCAGGCAATTTCCCTGATCCGCCGTATACGGTCGTCAATACAACGCCAATCATACGAGAGAAGCCTTATCTGTACATCAACAATGCAGGGCAATACCAAGTTTTCGTTCCATCGCTGCAGACGAACACGAAGGGCGCTACCTGGGCTAACGGCTCCACGCCGGGCACTTCGATTGCGATTGACCAGTTCTATATCGCCAAGCCTGGCACCGCAACGGCCGCAAGCATCAATTCGGCGCTGAGCCAAGGCAAGCATTTGTTGTTCACTCCGGGCGTGTATCATTTGAATCAGACGATTCAAATCAACAATCCGAATACGGTCGTTCTCGGGATCGGCCTGCCTACGCTCATTCCGGACAATGGCGTTACCGCGATGAAAGTCGCCGACGTTGACGGGGTGAAAATAGCGGGGCTGTTATTCGATGCCGGCCCTGTCAATTCACCTACCTTGCTGCAGGTTGGCCCGAGCGGCAGCTCGCAGAGTCATGCTGTTAACCCGACCTCACTCCACGATCTGTTCTTTAGAGTGGGAGGGGCTGGCATTGGGAAGGCCGACATCAGCCTGGAGATTAACAGTAACCACGTCATTGGCGATCATTTCTGGATCTGGCGCGGAGACCATGGCGACGGCGTAGGCTGGAATACGAACGTTACGAAGAACGGGCTGGTCGTTAACGGAAATGACGTCACGATATACGGGCTGTTCGTAGAGCATTATCATCAATATCAGACGCTCTGGAACGGCAACAACGGCCGCACTTATTTTTATCAATCGGAAATCCCTTACGATGTGCCGAACCAATCCTCGTGGATGAGCCATAATGGCACGGTTAACGGTTACGCCTCCTACAAAGTGGCGGATTCGGTGACGAACCATGAAGCCTGGGGGCTTGGGGTTTATTCGTACTTCAGGGATGCAGCCGTCAAGGCTAAAAGCGCAATCGAAGTTCCGAATGTACCAGGCGTGAAGCTCCACCATGCGACGACGATTTGGCTGAACGGCGTACCGGGCAGTGAAATTACGCATGTCATCAACGATATCGGCGGCCGGGTATATGCCAATTCTCCGGCTGGGGCAATGAGACAGACAGTAAATGAGTTTGCCGGTACGGGCAGCGGCGGCGGGACCGAAACGGCGCTCAGCCGCACAGGCTGGACGGTCAGCTCGGTGCCTTCCAGTGGGGATGTGTCTGCGAATATGCTTGATGGCAACCCGTCCACGCGCTGGAGTGCAGGGACAGCCATGGCTCCAGGACAATATCTTATCGTCGACATGAAAGCTTCGAAGATGTTTAAGAAGATCGTCATGGACTCGACGGGCAGCAACGATGATTATGCCCGCGGCTACGAGATCTACGTCTCGAATGACGGCACGAACTGGGGCGGAGCCGTAGCGAGCGGCAGCGGTACAGGTGCGGTTATCACCGCCAGCTTCGGGCAGCAGACAGCCCGCTACATCAAGGTCGTGCAAACCGGAACAGCCTCCAACTGGTGGTCGATCCACGAACTTAATGTCTATAACTAG
- a CDS encoding pyrimidine-nucleoside phosphorylase, translated as MRMVDLIEKKRDGHELTTEEINFIIEGYTRGEIPDYQVSALAMAIYFKDMSERERADLTMAMAHSGDMIDLSAIEGVKVDKHSTGGVGDTTTLILAPLVAALDIPVAKMSGRGLGHTGGTTDKLEAIPGFHVELAKEEFVKLVNEHKIAVVGQSGNLTPADKKLYALRDVTATVNSIPLIASSIMSKKIASGSDAIVLDVKTGAGAFMKTVEDAKELAHAMVSIGNNVGRRTMAVISDMSQPLGRAIGNALEVREAIDTLRGTGPKDLEELCLALGRQMVFLAGKAASLEEAEEKLREVIRSGKALEKFKEFIANQGGDASIVDNPDKLPTAAYRIEVPAKKDGVVASIVADEIGTAAMLLGAGRATKESEIDLAVGLMLNKKIGDKVAAGESLVTIHANRENVEEVIEKIYANITIAEQATAPALIHGFVTE; from the coding sequence ATGAGAATGGTGGATTTGATTGAGAAGAAACGCGACGGGCATGAGCTTACGACCGAGGAAATCAATTTCATTATCGAAGGTTATACGCGAGGCGAAATTCCTGATTATCAGGTAAGCGCGCTAGCCATGGCGATCTATTTCAAGGATATGAGCGAGCGTGAACGGGCCGACTTAACGATGGCGATGGCCCATTCCGGCGATATGATCGACCTGTCGGCGATCGAAGGAGTGAAGGTAGACAAGCATTCCACCGGGGGAGTTGGCGATACGACGACGCTAATTCTTGCTCCGCTGGTCGCTGCGCTGGATATCCCCGTAGCCAAAATGTCGGGACGGGGGCTGGGCCATACGGGCGGCACGACCGACAAGCTGGAGGCGATCCCGGGCTTCCATGTCGAGCTGGCCAAGGAGGAGTTCGTGAAGCTCGTCAACGAGCATAAAATCGCGGTCGTCGGCCAGAGCGGCAACTTGACGCCGGCGGATAAGAAGCTTTACGCGCTGCGGGATGTAACGGCTACAGTCAATTCGATTCCACTGATCGCCAGCTCGATTATGAGCAAGAAAATCGCCTCCGGTTCGGATGCGATCGTCCTGGACGTGAAGACGGGTGCGGGCGCCTTTATGAAGACCGTAGAGGACGCCAAGGAGCTTGCGCATGCCATGGTCAGCATCGGCAACAATGTTGGCCGCAGAACGATGGCGGTCATTTCCGACATGAGCCAGCCGCTAGGCAGGGCGATCGGCAATGCTTTGGAGGTCCGTGAGGCGATCGACACCTTGCGCGGCACCGGGCCGAAAGACTTGGAGGAGCTCTGCCTGGCCCTTGGCCGCCAGATGGTCTTCTTGGCAGGCAAGGCTGCTTCGCTGGAGGAAGCGGAGGAGAAGCTGCGGGAGGTTATCCGCAGCGGGAAAGCGCTGGAGAAATTCAAGGAATTCATTGCAAATCAGGGCGGAGACGCTTCGATCGTCGATAATCCTGACAAGCTGCCGACGGCTGCATATCGGATTGAAGTGCCGGCGAAGAAAGACGGCGTTGTCGCATCCATCGTCGCTGACGAGATTGGCACCGCGGCCATGCTCCTCGGAGCGGGCCGGGCGACGAAGGAATCGGAAATCGATCTGGCGGTCGGCCTGATGCTCAACAAGAAAATCGGCGACAAGGTGGCGGCTGGCGAGTCCCTGGTGACGATTCATGCCAACCGCGAAAACGTCGAAGAAGTCATCGAGAAAATTTATGCGAATATTACGATTGCCGAGCAGGCGACAGCACCTGCGCTCATACACGGCTTTGTGACTGAGTAG
- a CDS encoding response regulator — protein MKILIVDDESVIREGIMRTIQRAYPHYDVYLAANPEEAVQLLRSHPIDAVLTDILMPGMTGLELMQLSRRGYPHIKWVIISAYSEFNYAKEAIKLGAVDYLLKPIGKDLLRDMIDKLKELIDQEAEKARESKLLRANLKFLREAMFQRWASGLDIGGMDMTAVIANHPRFQLIMVKMESDRAVHLEHFIIDNVLSELTTQYGRGFVTTYDAKSLLGLITVDEGKSLESLLEELRSNLKRYLRVPFQIMHSGMLHDFNKVPGEVQRMHQDSASHEFEYYATGGSEIIEVAIQYIRAYYNTDLSLEKVASIVYLNPVYFSQVFKQKTGYGFKEYVIHLRMEQAKLLLLNPQLKLADISERIGYQDVKHFTQVFRRKYNATPTEYRQEHRAHTHKACP, from the coding sequence ATGAAAATTCTAATTGTGGATGACGAATCGGTGATCCGGGAAGGGATCATGCGCACCATTCAGAGAGCTTATCCGCATTATGATGTTTATCTGGCTGCCAATCCGGAGGAGGCGGTGCAGCTGCTGCGCAGCCATCCGATCGATGCGGTGCTGACCGATATTTTGATGCCGGGCATGACGGGGCTGGAATTGATGCAGCTATCGAGGCGCGGTTATCCGCACATCAAATGGGTCATTATTTCCGCATATTCGGAATTCAATTACGCCAAAGAAGCCATTAAGCTCGGGGCGGTCGATTATCTGCTTAAGCCGATCGGTAAAGACCTGCTGCGGGATATGATTGATAAGCTGAAGGAGCTTATCGATCAAGAAGCGGAAAAAGCGCGGGAATCGAAGCTGCTGCGGGCGAATTTGAAATTTCTGAGAGAAGCCATGTTTCAGCGCTGGGCTTCCGGTCTTGACATTGGAGGGATGGATATGACTGCTGTAATCGCTAATCACCCGCGGTTTCAATTGATCATGGTCAAGATGGAAAGTGACCGGGCCGTTCATTTGGAGCATTTTATTATTGATAATGTACTGTCTGAATTGACGACGCAGTATGGACGGGGCTTCGTGACGACCTATGATGCCAAGAGCCTGCTCGGCCTAATTACGGTCGATGAAGGCAAATCGCTGGAGAGTCTGCTTGAAGAGCTGCGCAGCAATTTGAAGCGATATTTGAGGGTGCCCTTTCAAATTATGCACAGCGGGATGCTGCATGACTTCAATAAGGTCCCCGGTGAGGTGCAGAGAATGCATCAGGATTCGGCGAGCCATGAATTCGAGTATTATGCGACTGGAGGCAGCGAGATTATCGAGGTGGCGATCCAATATATTCGGGCATATTACAATACCGACCTGTCGCTGGAGAAGGTAGCCTCGATTGTCTATTTGAATCCTGTCTATTTCAGCCAGGTTTTCAAGCAGAAGACGGGTTATGGCTTCAAGGAATACGTCATCCATTTACGCATGGAGCAGGCGAAGCTGCTGCTGCTCAACCCGCAGCTGAAGCTGGCTGATATTTCCGAGCGGATCGGTTACCAGGACGTTAAGCATTTTACACAGGTCTTCCGCAGAAAATATAACGCCACACCGACAGAATACAGACAGGAGCACCGCGCCCACACACATAAAGCGTGTCCGTGA
- a CDS encoding carbohydrate ABC transporter permease — protein sequence MNVLKVSRLTIALFVLPCLLIYCTMVFIPILVSLYSGLLDWNGIGKATFVGLKNFNNLFFNDPVFWPSVRRTLMFAVFSMAEIPLALLVAILLRRFIKRPNFLVSSYFLPVILSVVVVGQLWKTIYNPASMGGMLNQVLITIGLESWTRPWLTDPAVAMYALYFVALWQYLGYHTLIQFTGISNIPSELYEAARIDGAEGFKADRHITFPLIIPIFKISIVLAFIGSLQAFDMVMVMTAGGPAHATDVISTHMYNMSFLSMKYGYGSAIAAFLVAVCLIATLIINLIFNSLEKRFS from the coding sequence ATGAATGTTCTTAAGGTCTCCCGCCTTACGATTGCCCTGTTCGTACTGCCTTGCCTGCTCATTTATTGCACCATGGTGTTCATCCCGATCCTGGTTTCGCTGTATAGCGGGCTGTTGGATTGGAACGGAATCGGCAAGGCGACATTTGTTGGATTGAAAAATTTCAATAATCTATTTTTTAACGATCCCGTATTTTGGCCCTCTGTAAGGAGGACGCTAATGTTCGCCGTGTTCTCCATGGCGGAAATCCCGTTAGCTCTGCTCGTGGCCATTTTGCTGCGGAGATTCATCAAGCGGCCCAATTTTCTGGTGTCGAGCTATTTTCTGCCGGTCATCCTGTCCGTCGTTGTCGTCGGCCAGCTGTGGAAGACCATTTACAATCCGGCCTCCATGGGCGGTATGCTGAATCAGGTTCTGATCACCATAGGGCTGGAATCGTGGACAAGGCCTTGGCTGACCGATCCGGCGGTCGCGATGTATGCTCTTTATTTTGTCGCTCTATGGCAATACCTCGGGTATCACACGCTAATTCAGTTTACGGGAATATCCAATATCCCCAGCGAGCTTTACGAGGCTGCACGGATCGACGGCGCCGAAGGCTTCAAGGCCGACCGCCACATTACGTTCCCGCTCATTATTCCGATTTTCAAAATATCCATCGTGCTGGCCTTCATCGGCTCGCTCCAGGCGTTCGATATGGTCATGGTCATGACGGCCGGGGGGCCGGCTCATGCCACCGATGTGATTTCAACCCATATGTACAATATGTCATTTTTATCGATGAAATACGGGTACGGCAGCGCGATTGCCGCATTTCTCGTCGCCGTTTGCCTGATCGCCACGCTGATCATCAACCTCATTTTCAATTCACTAGAGAAACGGTTCTCGTAA
- a CDS encoding sensor histidine kinase, which translates to MTVILILVSFLYYTRALAIIHSKISDIAEKNISQTAGLFDLMLEGYNSVTKSLNGNYELTRLLQETSSNPAVSVINERSITNIIGAAFYSRKEIVGIHIITNGGKVYSYEKQFAGVIDINYAQTDWYSKLQASKGNMVWLGLYSGSPINTMQQDTVFVFGRQLYDLMDYKSIGVIVIETDPTPITEALSNVGISPGTRVFITGMDDQLIASKGQQGAGTPGFSQLPKPSQDQAIIVDDTSDQLIVAASTALADWTIYGITPKSDFNSEINQTRLYLFVVVLALIIVSTMLASIVSRTIASPLKLLIREMKKVELGNFNGSVNVNSFEEINSLVSSFNRMVQRMDELIKRIKLSSVSEKNAQLQALQSQVNPHFLYNTLDMIYWMLDEKGNERLSRVILSLSQMFRYSSNWEEASQTTLRQELEQIRHYLTIIGSRLNDRVQTEIDVDENWLDVVLPKMTIQPIIENAVKYGLEPLGTPCKLQVHAERHYHQLHIKIIDDGLGMDEATLGQIQANLRKRPSLALEPVSRPRRGIGLHNVHARIGMMFGENYGLSVESRQGEGTTVTIIVPIPIALQGGRRDENSNCG; encoded by the coding sequence ATGACCGTGATCCTTATTTTGGTCAGCTTCCTGTACTATACGCGCGCCCTCGCGATTATCCATTCGAAAATCAGCGACATTGCGGAGAAGAATATTTCGCAAACTGCCGGGTTGTTCGATCTGATGCTTGAGGGCTATAACAGCGTCACCAAATCGCTGAACGGCAACTATGAACTCACGCGCCTGCTGCAGGAGACGTCCAGCAATCCGGCCGTATCGGTCATCAACGAGCGCTCCATTACGAACATTATCGGGGCGGCCTTCTATTCCCGCAAGGAAATCGTAGGCATCCACATCATTACGAACGGCGGCAAAGTATACAGCTACGAAAAGCAGTTTGCGGGCGTCATCGATATCAATTATGCGCAGACCGATTGGTATAGCAAATTACAAGCGTCCAAGGGCAACATGGTCTGGCTTGGGCTGTACTCCGGCTCTCCCATAAATACGATGCAGCAGGATACGGTCTTCGTATTCGGGCGGCAGCTCTATGACTTGATGGATTACAAATCCATCGGCGTGATTGTGATCGAGACCGATCCTACCCCGATTACCGAAGCGCTGTCTAACGTGGGCATCAGTCCCGGCACCCGGGTGTTCATTACGGGGATGGACGATCAGCTTATTGCCAGCAAAGGACAGCAAGGGGCAGGCACGCCGGGATTCTCTCAGCTGCCCAAACCGTCGCAGGATCAGGCCATTATCGTGGATGACACCTCTGACCAGCTGATCGTAGCCGCCAGTACGGCGCTCGCCGATTGGACGATATACGGGATTACACCCAAAAGCGACTTCAACTCGGAAATCAACCAGACCCGCCTGTACTTGTTCGTCGTCGTATTGGCTCTGATTATCGTCTCTACAATGCTGGCCTCCATTGTGTCCAGGACGATTGCATCTCCGCTCAAGCTGCTCATACGGGAAATGAAAAAAGTAGAGCTGGGCAATTTCAATGGCTCCGTGAACGTCAATTCGTTCGAGGAAATCAACAGCCTGGTCTCCTCCTTCAACCGGATGGTGCAGCGCATGGATGAGCTGATCAAGCGGATCAAGCTGTCCTCGGTCAGCGAGAAGAACGCCCAGCTGCAGGCGCTGCAGTCGCAGGTGAATCCGCATTTTCTATACAACACGCTGGACATGATTTACTGGATGCTTGATGAGAAGGGCAATGAGAGGCTGAGCCGCGTCATTTTGTCCCTGTCGCAGATGTTCCGCTACAGCAGCAATTGGGAGGAGGCCTCCCAGACGACGCTGCGGCAGGAGCTGGAGCAAATTCGCCACTATTTGACGATTATCGGGAGCCGTCTCAATGACCGTGTGCAGACGGAAATCGATGTGGATGAGAACTGGCTTGACGTTGTGCTGCCGAAAATGACCATTCAGCCAATCATCGAAAATGCGGTGAAATACGGTCTGGAACCACTTGGCACTCCGTGCAAGCTCCAGGTGCATGCGGAGCGGCACTACCATCAGCTGCATATCAAAATCATCGATGACGGCCTGGGCATGGATGAAGCGACGCTCGGCCAGATTCAAGCGAACTTGCGTAAACGGCCAAGTCTGGCCCTTGAACCGGTAAGCCGGCCGCGGCGGGGAATCGGGCTGCATAATGTGCATGCCAGAATCGGCATGATGTTCGGCGAGAACTATGGATTAAGCGTGGAGAGCCGGCAGGGCGAGGGGACGACGGTAACCATTATCGTACCGATACCGATAGCGCTACAAGGAGGACGTAGGGATGAAAATTCTAATTGTGGATGA
- the deoD gene encoding purine-nucleoside phosphorylase: MSVHIAAKQGDVADTILLPGDPLRAKYIAETYLSDVTCYNEVRGMLGFTGTYQGKRVSVQGTGMGIPSIGIYVHELIQEYGVKNLMRVGTCGAMQEHVHVREVILAQAACTDSSINRHTFGGYDYSPIASFQLLKAAYERGAAKGLNMHVGNVFTSDVFYRDDKSVVKKLMEHGVLGVEMETTALYTIAAKFGVNALTILTVSDHLITGEETTAEERQTTFHDMMEVALETAVSL, encoded by the coding sequence ATGAGTGTACACATCGCAGCTAAGCAAGGAGACGTTGCGGATACGATTTTGCTGCCGGGCGATCCGCTGCGGGCAAAGTATATTGCCGAAACCTATTTAAGCGACGTGACTTGTTATAACGAAGTGCGCGGAATGCTTGGTTTTACAGGGACCTACCAAGGCAAGCGGGTGTCCGTGCAGGGCACCGGAATGGGCATTCCATCCATTGGAATTTACGTTCATGAGCTGATTCAGGAATACGGGGTAAAAAACCTGATGCGCGTAGGTACTTGCGGGGCGATGCAGGAGCATGTTCATGTACGGGAGGTCATTCTCGCCCAGGCGGCGTGCACGGATTCCAGCATAAACCGGCACACCTTCGGCGGTTATGATTACTCGCCGATAGCCAGCTTTCAACTGCTCAAGGCCGCCTATGAACGCGGAGCAGCCAAAGGGCTGAACATGCACGTCGGCAATGTCTTTACTTCCGATGTGTTCTACCGCGACGACAAGTCTGTCGTCAAGAAGCTGATGGAACACGGAGTGCTCGGCGTGGAAATGGAGACGACGGCGCTTTATACGATCGCAGCCAAGTTCGGCGTGAACGCGCTCACCATTCTCACCGTAAGCGATCATTTGATCACCGGGGAAGAGACGACGGCCGAAGAGCGCCAGACGACATTCCATGACATGATGGAGGTTGCGCTGGAGACGGCGGTTTCATTGTAG
- a CDS encoding carbohydrate ABC transporter permease codes for MNTPGALAVRNETSVPRRKRFSVTKGIVIAFLSLLVVTQVYPLLWLLLYSFKTNEEILSGSFFALPGSPQWINYSSALAGGRYFRYLWNSFFVTSITMISVILLSSLAAFAISRFRWKYGQAVMLVFLVGMMIPMQATLLPLMLIFKNMHILNTHLSIIFPYIAFSTPISVFILNGFMKTIPHEIEESAIMDGASVFRVYLNILLPVSVPPIMTVCILTFINIWNEYILAATFISAESLKTLPFGVNSFVSQYSVNYGAIGAFLVLGALPVIVIYFMLADKITQGMVAGAVKG; via the coding sequence ATGAATACACCGGGTGCTCTGGCCGTTCGGAACGAAACCTCCGTACCGAGACGCAAACGATTTTCTGTTACGAAAGGAATCGTTATCGCATTCCTCTCGCTGCTCGTCGTGACACAGGTGTACCCGCTGCTCTGGCTGCTGCTGTACTCCTTCAAAACCAATGAGGAAATATTGTCCGGCAGCTTCTTCGCCCTCCCTGGTTCACCGCAGTGGATCAATTACAGCTCGGCCCTGGCTGGCGGGAGATATTTCCGCTATCTATGGAACAGCTTCTTCGTCACTTCGATCACGATGATCAGCGTGATCCTTCTAAGCTCGCTCGCCGCCTTTGCGATCAGCCGCTTCCGCTGGAAATACGGCCAGGCGGTCATGCTTGTCTTTCTAGTCGGCATGATGATTCCGATGCAGGCTACGCTGCTGCCGCTGATGCTTATTTTCAAAAACATGCATATTCTCAACACGCATTTATCGATCATCTTTCCGTACATCGCCTTTTCGACGCCGATTTCCGTGTTCATCCTGAACGGATTCATGAAGACGATCCCGCATGAAATCGAAGAGTCGGCGATTATGGACGGGGCCAGCGTGTTCCGCGTATATCTTAACATTTTGCTGCCGGTTTCCGTGCCGCCGATTATGACGGTATGCATTCTGACGTTTATCAACATTTGGAACGAGTATATTCTGGCCGCCACATTCATTTCCGCCGAATCGCTAAAAACACTACCGTTTGGCGTGAACAGCTTCGTCAGCCAGTATTCGGTTAACTATGGGGCGATCGGGGCTTTTCTCGTGCTCGGCGCGCTTCCTGTCATCGTGATCTATTTTATGCTAGCGGATAAAATTACCCAGGGCATGGTAGCTGGTGCCGTTAAGGGCTGA
- a CDS encoding extracellular solute-binding protein — protein sequence MLSLALASTLLLGLAACGGGARETQGNAGSMETGGAEAKAPDKKITITFQNIFPDPTDPKHQIMNKLVKQYETENPNIKIELDSLNTDQQKLKLKTQAASKEVPDITVVNPAAQMKPFVEANLFAPLNDMLEVNGLKDTFQEGLLDWYSFDGSIYALPDGNNIGVVYYNKELFEQAGVEVPGTFEEMLEVVKTLKSKGITPIAIGEKDTWTGSFLFMNMLLRTNGPGFLSDVLENKKTFEDPAFIEAVDAFQSLVAAGAFQEGATSFDYNAGENLFKTGKTAMYYMGSWATGGIETSSVDGKVGVFKFPTINGKGDPNEFMLAPGSAFAISADSKHLQETKDFLNYFMLNFPKETFEAKGAVGIGQIVEGDFKAAGYSDMAMEVLDLFKEVKGGDLAFDNTMNPGTAQAHLSSIQNLFVQKKDSAEVAKEHQTAYEANNN from the coding sequence ATGTTAAGCCTTGCGCTGGCATCGACCTTGCTGCTTGGCCTAGCGGCCTGCGGGGGCGGAGCCAGAGAAACCCAAGGCAATGCAGGGAGCATGGAGACTGGGGGAGCGGAGGCTAAAGCTCCGGATAAAAAAATCACGATTACGTTTCAAAATATTTTTCCAGATCCCACTGATCCCAAGCATCAGATTATGAATAAGCTCGTAAAGCAATATGAAACGGAAAATCCGAACATCAAGATCGAGCTCGATTCGCTTAACACGGACCAGCAGAAATTGAAGCTGAAGACGCAGGCTGCCTCCAAAGAGGTTCCGGACATTACCGTGGTCAATCCTGCGGCGCAAATGAAGCCTTTTGTGGAAGCGAATCTGTTTGCCCCGCTCAACGATATGCTTGAAGTGAACGGACTCAAGGATACGTTCCAGGAGGGCTTGCTCGACTGGTACAGCTTTGACGGCAGCATTTATGCATTGCCGGACGGGAACAACATTGGGGTCGTGTACTACAACAAGGAGCTGTTTGAACAAGCGGGGGTCGAGGTGCCGGGGACATTCGAAGAAATGCTCGAAGTTGTGAAAACGCTTAAGTCGAAGGGCATTACGCCGATTGCGATCGGCGAGAAGGATACGTGGACGGGATCATTCCTGTTCATGAACATGCTCTTGCGCACGAACGGGCCGGGCTTCCTGAGCGATGTGCTGGAGAATAAGAAGACCTTCGAGGACCCGGCGTTCATTGAAGCTGTCGACGCATTCCAGAGTCTGGTCGCGGCAGGCGCGTTCCAGGAAGGAGCTACCTCCTTCGATTACAATGCCGGGGAGAATTTATTCAAGACAGGCAAGACAGCCATGTACTATATGGGGTCCTGGGCAACGGGCGGAATTGAAACATCATCCGTGGATGGCAAAGTCGGCGTATTCAAATTCCCGACGATCAACGGCAAAGGCGATCCGAACGAATTTATGCTGGCGCCGGGCAGCGCGTTCGCGATCTCGGCCGACAGCAAGCATTTGCAGGAGACGAAAGATTTCCTGAACTACTTCATGCTGAATTTCCCGAAAGAGACGTTTGAAGCGAAAGGCGCGGTCGGCATCGGGCAGATTGTAGAGGGGGACTTTAAGGCTGCCGGATATTCTGATATGGCAATGGAAGTGCTTGATCTGTTCAAAGAGGTTAAAGGCGGCGATCTGGCGTTCGACAATACGATGAATCCGGGCACGGCGCAAGCTCACTTGAGCAGCATCCAGAACCTGTTCGTACAGAAAAAGGATTCCGCCGAGGTGGCCAAAGAGCATCAGACGGCGTATGAGGCAAACAATAATTAG